In Acyrthosiphon pisum isolate AL4f unplaced genomic scaffold, pea_aphid_22Mar2018_4r6ur Scaffold_21003;HRSCAF=22751, whole genome shotgun sequence, the sequence AGGTGACGTCCGGGGCCACGCACCCCGACCCAGAATAGTCCGGTTGCTCGGGCGCGTCTCGCGGACTCGGGGGGGAGTATGTTGCGGTCGTTATCGTAACGACCGCGGCGTCTCTATCGACGTCCGCGAGATTGCGACCGAGAACCGGTCCGGTGGCACGAACCGCCGGCCCgaccggcggcggtggtggcgccAGCTTTTGCGAGACCGTCGTCAACGACACACGTACCGTTAGATCGCTgtctgtgatattatatttatcgataATGTTCAGTCGCAAATGTACGTTTCATATTTCAGTTATCATATGCCAATCATAACTACTATACCGATTAagcaaaatgataataaatcattagaataaaaatctataaaatataatttacattgtttcTTTTCTTTCTTTATTATTCTCATTACCCCAGTCTATCCATGCCTTTCTATCTTTTTCACTCACTCACGtgtgtaatattctcgtaggTTGGAGCggtcagagtaatattctgatagccgttgactacgagtatattatgattttgcaggaagcaagaccacttgtgttgatgatgaagatgttgacagggtagtttataaataaatgtagacagatgaaaagatactttgtagtttattaaaatgttcttcagtaattttgactaagtccaaatgacaagttactactCAGAGTGAcatgaaggtgcttgttgtgctctggagtagacacgtctgaatacaggctgtttcaggctcccttttatattcgggtccctgctccccctgcctatcgatacgctatctcttCTCTAACNNNNNNNNNNNNNNNNNNNNNNNNNNNNNNNNNNNNNNNNNNNNNNNNNNTTCGAAAAAACATTTTCCTGGCAACctcgaacatcttaaaaaaatataaaaatgttattgacttCGCATTAAActcactaaataaaaatattataaagtagtaGACAATTTACGTACAAAAtgctgttaatttttttacatttttatcaacaaaatataatatgtgtcatGTGCACAGACTAATGACAATACAATTTGACTAGTTGTGAATTTGTAGAAAAATGCAATGGCCTATCTCTTCGTACGCGCTCTACCGCAGATTGCGTTCTACTATAACTATTCCGGCACATTTGTAAATTGGTAAGACGCTATTAAAATTATGGCAATAGATGCACATAGGTCCTATACTCAATGTATAAAAAGTATGTGAGGGACTGTGAGGCCAACAATTCTAATATGAAGAAGTAACTTTCAGATGTACAGTTAATAATctaatgaatttgaaaaaattgtctttataagtatatttaaacattttgaaaatcagaagttgaataaattttttactaaattgaaAAATGGAGAACATAATAACTTGTTGATAACTCTTTATATTCTATATCGATGTGTAAGCTAGAAATTGCAATGTATGTATGACGTATTTAGGTCAATAAATTGGACGTACTACAATCGTAACTCGTAAACAAATTCATTAACACACAAACTGtagcaattttattttcaatcactTCAACTATTAGTACTAGCACGGGTGTACGTGTGTTTCATCGTTCAATAAttagttgtttattattaaaattatttatgtgttgaattatattgaattaaatcatgtttttatattttgttacaatacaGTAATTATACTAGAGTCTggaataatcataaataattttaataaagtttttgattttaagtaaagttaaaaacattttataggtaAATGATATTACAAGGTATGTACCAATAttgaattcaacaatatttcactagtaatataataatataatattataaaaaccacttcaaaacatattaagttaatattggtgtagaaaatgttttccataatacatttaaaattctataattctttaattattaattttttgcttacttgttttgtatttttttggacTTATTAGTACGAATATAAGAATGTGTTTTTTTACTGcaggaattaaaatttatatgcaaatgttcgattttaatttctatttgtcATATTGATATTAGATTGTtttggtttataatttaaaataatatatttaatttattattttaagatttttatattttatatgttcaaAAGTTaaccgttttaattttttgaatgttattaggttttcaacataatttttattttttttgaattcccaatttaatgtatttacggTTTTAATTAAGATTTCTACCTACGTAAAAGATCGTAATATTgccattataattatagtcaATGCATACGATAAAAGAAAACGATAAAAGAAAACGACTTGTTGGTTTCTGTTGAATTTCGAACtaaaattttgttattacttatgatTTCATAGAAGATTATTAacgatttttattgatatttataatttattttgaaatgccCTGTTTTTAGTTTAAGAACTCCAGAACCTGAACTCATATATCATTtacaatgcaaaataaaagaCAAAAATTAGAATCCAGCAGAGGTGAAACATGTAAAATATCGTCTTATACAGAGACCTTTGAAGTGTTACAAACATTGCGCAagtaagttataaatgtatattacgtAGTTTTGTGCAcaaacgatttaaaattatttagaatatatgaCACATAATTCGTtgaaatgtatctagataagataacagatattataagaaaaaactgaaattgttaaatgtattatacttattaaattgttatgtaatatacaCCTATTCccaatgtttgattttataataagttttatgTGTCTCctgaaataattacattttggaGTTACGTAGTATTGTTTTGGCAAACGATAATCAATACAGacaattaaatctaaaaaaaaatctacagtTGTTTTGTTCAGTTGTAAACATAGAAAACTAATACGCAGTTCGGATGATGTCTATCGCACTAATATTTTGGCATATGGtgcgttgttttaaatttagaatagtaataaaaaattattgcgaAACGGAAAAAGTCAAGTGAAATCAAGTTTTATtgatctagataagataaaaatatattgcgtatttgttttttctagataagataaaaacatttttgtctcgataattttatctaaaacgCTGTTTATAtgctagataaatatgagtaacaattgttttcgttttagaGATGGGTTTTTTTGTGACGTTAAACTAAAAACAgacgataacaaaataataatcgcACATAAAGTGGTTTTGGCATCGGCTAGTCCATATTTCTATGCAATGTTCACCAAATTTTCAGAAAAGAATACTGAACTTGTCGTAATGAGAGAGATCGATTCAACCGCTTTACAGATGTTGGTAAACTTTATATATTCGGGGGCTATCGAGGTCACCAAAGAAAATGACCaggtaatacaataaaaattggatttattatatataaatcaaaaacatttaaattgtttatcgtTTATTTCTCTAGATTTTATTACAAGCTGCAAATATCTTGCAGTTACAAGAAGTAAAAGACGTATGTTGTGATTTATTAGAGTCACAACTCTGcccaaaaaattgtattggtatAAACGCAACAGCTGATACATATAGCTGTACAAAATTGATAACGAGTTCAGAATTATATATTCAGCAGCACTTTtcgtaagaaatattatttattattatgatgactcTATAAGgacatattatttgttgttgttatatttcGATTCACAGAGAAGTTGTTGGTGGTGACGAATTCCTATCTTTATCATCGGAACAAGTGGTTAAATTGATCTCCagtgataaaattatagttccATCCGAAGAAGAAGTAGgcaaactaaaattaatcattGCTATATTTTCGTATTGGCAAAAAAAAGAATTCAATAACCTTGGGATATGTTATATGAAgactaattaatacaatataagtatatttattttttaaggtatTTGAAAGTGTTATTCGTTGGGTAAAACATGAGTTGGGttcaagaaaatgtattttaccccAATTAATGGAACACGTACGTTTACCTTTAACATCGaagaattacatattaaataaagtagttGAGGAACCTCTTATTaagaattgtttaaaatgtaagttttctctttaaatatacttatactgtggattaatttatatatatgtatatatatttataatttattaaggtaAAGATTACATAAGTGAGGCATTAAATTGTCATATATTCAATTCAGAGCTTATTCCACAAAACATCCGGAATAAACCTAGACATGGAAATAAAGTATAattctgtaataattttttattctttttccaatttatttattagtgtaaATATAACAGGTTTTATTATCTATTGGTGGAGTTGATATTGAATTGAGAAATCGTACAAAATGGTACGATCCAAAAACGGAACAATGGCATTTTGGACCAGAACTGCTTACAATCCGTCACCGAGGTTGTGCAGCAGTAGTTAACGATAATTTAGTGTTTACTGTTGGTGGTTCCGCAGAATATTGTGATACTCTTCGGTCTGTCGAAGTGCTTGATTTGTCTTCGGAATCACTCTGTTGGAGACCAAGTTTTGAAATGTTAGTTGAACGAGATGCTTTGGGAGTTGGTGTTATCAATAATGACATATATGCCGTAAGTAATGATgaattataacttatgaatttttcgttatttctgttataaaaaaaggtaaaattgtaacaataaattatgtaatacattaaaGGTCGGTGGATGGAATATTTTTGATGATTCATTATCTAATGCAGAAGTTTTTGACATCCATACTCAAGAATGGCGTATGATATCAAGTAGGTCTACTGCAACATCCTATCACGGGGTCGGAGtcctgaataatattttatatgcggtaggtaaactaatattgttttttatgattttaaatttgtcagaataataattgtgattgaaaaaaataaaatttttctaataaagaCTCAAGAAATttaatatccataaaataaaataaatcaatagattaaaattttaaattgataataattaataagtaacaaactaatataaaatatacttggttATATACCCTAAAAATGCAATGGTTCAATAATTTCAACAGAGACTGATTCATTTTCATTAATCGACAAACTTACCTTATATAGAAGGCACAAAAACACGATTTCATTGTAGTAACAGATTTAttcaaaacttaataaaaaagtaatcttatttttataactatatgttattaatattgtttatatttgaagACTCTAATACGAAatgtattaaagtaattaaactttatctaatgtatattttaaatattgaatatagcttgattttttcatttttatcaaaaagtaatccattttatttcttaaagattaatttttaatttcttatgatTTTCAAGcttctttataatttgataagcaaattaaagatttattataacatttttgtagttaaaaataatagttgtgtATTTGTTCCACTTTtcatatatacttttatatttacttttcaaTATGTACTCAAtcacttttattaaaaacaataggcaataatactatataatactactccacaatttgtataaattgaattttttaggTAGGGGGACATAACAAATTATCACAGGCTTTAGACACTGTGGAATGTTACGATCCCAGTCTCGATACATGGACACCCGTCGCAAAAATGTCTGTGTGTCGCGATGGTGTTGGAGTAGGAGTTTTAGACGGTGTACTGTATGCTGTGGGTGGTAAAGATGGATCAAAAGCTCTGAGTAGTGTTGAAGCATACAGACCAAGTACGGGAGTTTGGAGTACTATTGCGGACATGCATAAGCCTCGAAGACAAGCAGGTAACTTCtcgtagaaatatttatgaaacatttttttttattctaaatatattgaattcaaCTTAATTTTCAACATAGGAGTTGTTGCATTAAACGGTTTATTGTATGTCATTGGTGGACTCGACGACACTTTTTTTGTGCATTCTATAGAATTTTACAGCCCTGAAACCAATTCCTGGACAATAGTCGCAGCGTCAACGGAATTTTTACATACTTCAGCAGGAGTAGCAGCCATTAACAGGCATCGAAATTTTAAAAGTCAATAGCATTCATGATTTTTCCttgatacaataaataaatgatttcgtatattgttacattgtatatcaattgatttttgtatttatcttattgtttttgaatgtcttattaaatggtaaattataacgaacattttaaaataatgatttgctaaaaatgtatagtttgtttaatttctattttaattaccCATTgctaaaattgaacatttaaattataaggtttatcataagtaatttatactttaaccgatatgaaaatatgaagtaggtacctactattaatgaTAAAGTATATACACGCTACACGTTTCCACACCTATTTTACAACAGAATGGttaggaaaataaatattttttttattccatttataccatataatgttcttatagttgtattctttaaattatatttttaatataaaaaattacaaaaaaatgtacatgttattttttacaaattcaatataattttatacaaatataaaaaataccaatatgattttatacaaatataacaaatagtaatatgattttatacaaatataaaaaaataccaatatgattttatacaaatataaaaaaataccaatatgattttatacaaatataaaaaaatagcaatatgattttatacaaatataacaaatggcaatatgattttatacaaatataacaaatagcaatatgattttatacaaataacaatataacaagtaccaatataatacacaatgtaataaaaacaaGATAATTAGGTATTACGTCCATAAGGATAAATCGATAACAAATTTCAGGATTTCGGCAAAACGGGTTTTTCAGCGGGTACGTTGCTCACCTATGATGAGATTTCATCCTGGTCCTCCAACCTACAACTCCCATTTATGGGTTGACGATGGTTTTACAAATCGTGCAAATGTCTGAAATAAGTTAAGATTGATTTTTATTGCTTAGAGTAATAGAAAACCAAATATATAGGCagtgtgtttaaaataataaacttcgactttcaaaaatattttttcttacgccataatatatgtatatctaattCGTGTGCAGTGTATACCggttatgatatttaaaaataaaatatacgttttcgtatactatattattacagtgtaCTATAAACTGTACACGTATAATcgacgtttaaattaaaaattaattaatagttaaatttaaatttgataaaaaaaatatacattatcattttgtatttttaagcaatacattttataaagaaagcattgataacaatttaaaaaagaaaattatttaaaaaaatttaaaacccgtttaatatatttaaaaatacatagtattCAAACGAATAAAACTTTGTTTCGTTTAATTAgaagaaaaatgttttccaaCCATGTTTTCAGGTATTAATCATTCGTCacactataaaatactatatttattgtttaaatgttattgtattaggtactaatttaaataattgttacattttaCTTGCACGAATAGTTTTACTCGTTCACTTGTATTATGGTACTCtggttattttaagttttaactatcaattatttaaagtgTAATAAAGTCCTGGGAAAACAGACCAACGCGTCAGTGGTGTAGGTAAAAAGCCTATCCTAAACGCCGTGTGATCTCATAATGTATCACAACTATTTTTCTACTTCACtaagggcccgtattacaatagttaaactaaagTTAAACCGTGggattcggccggtaaaatcggTGGGTTAAGCATAACCGAGGTTTAggctatgattgtaaaacggatCCTAAGACTGTGCACAGTAGTGTGAATAAAACAACTCAAAACTATAAACTTGtaacgataaattaatataacgaCGATGAGTGTCtaatatgtataagtaggtacttactttatgAGTAAGACAATATAGTTCCACATACTCGAAGTCCTCTGGTGAGCTACATGTCTCGGTAAACGCAAAGTGTGTACGGCCCTTGAACAAGTTGAGATTGATTTTCGTTTAGAGCaatggaaaacaaaatatatagtcagtgtgtttataataattatcttcgacttccaaaaataatttttcttacgccataatatatatataattcgtgTGCAGTGTATAGGtcgtgatatttaaaaataaaatataaattttcgtatactgtattattataatgtactataaaatgtatatgacgTATTCAGAAGAAAAACTGCACTGCATATTATGCAATTTGTTTTAACAGGCACTGATTTGCGTAACTGAATAAATTGAAAAGTATCTATGGAAATGTTTCTCGTACATATATGTACACGAGAAAAgcgtattataaatttgtattttaattatttttagtgcacATTAGTCCTGAATAGTCCTGTATTATAGTGATAAATAACCAATGTTATACTTCAATTATTGGACTGCCACGCACTGATGAAAAAGATATCGGAACTGCTATTGGGCACTTCTGTAAGGCGTTTTCACTCTTCGTGGTTAAGTCTCTGCAGACTCTGATCATTATAGCGTACAAACGATCGGAAACATGGAAAACAATCTGAAAGCGAACTGCGAAGATTCAACCGTGAAGAGTGAAAATGCCTTTCAGAAGTGCCCAATAGCTGCAGATCCAATATATTGTTACGGTATTTACTTCACCGAGACTATTAgctgaaaatattttcactgtTACCGGATTCCGTATGGCGTTTTGATCGTCCGAGTCCGATTCGCCGTCCTGCAGGGAGGAATCGTCGTCGCTCTCTGTCGACACAAAGTCACGATGCGAAATGttcgtatactataataataaattaatacttagcACGTCAGAGATTGTccaattactttaatattaatattatagatgggTATTTACTTCATAGAGAGCTCGTGATTCGCGTCCCTCCGTATCTGCTCTGGACAAATATTCTGCAGCGTAGaacattattaatactatattgttatattataagtacaatattatatatattatgtaattagttGTTTGTGTGCACAATCAAAATTCCTAAGATTTTACGCGCTGTATACGCAGTGGCGCCCTCCCAATAAATTATTCCAGGTTTTactgttgtatttaaaaaaaaaaagttaagtacTATCATCGagaccgtataatattatatcggtataTCTTGTTATTAttcagagggggggggggggtcaactTGCAGAATTACCAGTTACTAGATATTCCatggataaattaaattaaattccggACTATTATACATTAGAGAATTTTTTAGTaaagttgataatttatttaaacaattattacgaGATACATTGAACTCTATAAATTCCAAGTTTTTAGTTTAtcacataaaatacctattttgttatattttgaaatacctatatagtatagtgtCAACAGCGGTGAAGCTTGAGTCTTTTAAATCGAGTAgacgttgaaaaaaattaaaagtactgcgagaaatatcaaaaaacgacctcctaaaagtacagactttatattatatacttgcacTTACAATTCTCGCAACAAGAACTTTTATAGAGAAAATAATGATTTCGAGTGATACgacataaatttttttacattattataacatttttaccattgtcacctacgacctacctacacGTGAAAAATACGCATACCcgagaatatttttttagctgccgagtgtacattattatataataataataataatagtatgaattCGTGTCGGTATTATACCATAGGTATGTACCAATATGGTATCTATAATTCCATCAGATGtatatgtataactataattttgtacgAGGCCTCTTTTGTATCTAAGCTCCTGGACCTAAAATCTGTTAATCAGACTCGATCAACCATTATTAAGTGAAGTAGCTGTATAACTGTATtagtttacattattttgttgtctGTAGCTTTAATATTCAAAGGGGggcattaaattgttaaaaagttatttttttttaactttttaacttaactagtttaatttacagttgaaataacttagattttctcagttgattttaaaaaaatccatcaagttaaaaacattttgaaatttttcatttatacgtaaatattactatatcagtataaaattaaaaatatccaacacaaaaacacaaacatttctgttctatttcttgataacataattttgcgtatattaaatattaatatatattttattaagttgtaaattatatattatgcgaattgcaattataaatgtttttaataaaattaataattttaaattacaaattgacaatttttacgttttaatggtattaaacataatataatacagagtGTTATCCAATGAAgatcatgtactcatcttcacgtattatgacattcaattgctatacgatataaaaaaatatatttgtttaattattcatttgagatgagtatagtttaaattattaaataatagttaagtaaaagtaaaatggtatacagtatatacattatgataaaagttcaataaaattattttttaaaatgtataacttagaaactagaaagacacattcactctttatgtgatttacatactaattttaaaaaaaatagattaactttttttgaactgagttaagttaatattttttttctatattaactttgaaCTTgtcgagttaattattttcattaacttgctcaactttgtaataatattattctctaaaAACTAAATAAGAGGAATAAGTATATACCTTTTTCTAAaacatatgttattattaaatgataaattatcattgatAGGCAATGGTGGGTgtttgtaagtaggtacttgtacCTAGCTcacaaataatagaataatacatgTTATAAGTTATTTCAGGAgttgttttgttaattatataactatactatactttTTTTGTGGGTGGGTGAGGGGGTCATCGGCCAGTTTTCGGACTATGATACAAAATGTCTAGAAAGTATGTATAGGACTCTGAGacaaaaaattctaataatgtataatatatggtacgACTATAGTTATGTTTCTAaggtataataacattgtatgataataatttaagaatagtATACCAACTACAGGCATAGATGGAAATATTTGTGCCATGTCCCTTTATAAGACGTTGAATGTGTCCCCTTCAAAGGATCTtggaacaaatattttaatatatgttttctaataatttttaatatattaaaagattaCAATTTTAAAGCGTATATTTTTGAGTGATAATTAATAACGAGCCTACAACGACGGCGACAGCttcattgacaaaataataatttttaatgatacaatAGGTTCCTATTTTATCTAACTTcgagtattatttatttcgtcattaatcattataatcacTTGCTTATCATCCACTTCTTAAgaggaaataatattgttcaaatattgCTGTAGAGTGGAAACAACTTAAGTGCGCGTAATGCAGTTACAAGGTCGCTGGTAGCCGATACAGCGTATACAACAAGATAGtaaatgcattgtttttaaactacctacttttagaaaaaatttcttcaccaaatttaaaatctttttgttttttttttacgtaatgattttagtttttgttagGTACGTTTTTCGATATCTCTAATAATTTCCGTTTATTAAAACATGGGAaacacattgttttattttatttttcgtttttgtcttATACATGTTTTATTCGTTGTGTAAACATCACgtcgtattttaataatacccacatcaattttataatattttacacttgatagattattatatttttttaaatatgagtttTCGGTATATGtagtatcataatttatagtgtatttcaaactaatattataaatatttataaggtttttttatgtattatgaataaCACTAATGTAGcccacattatatttaaattttatatttctatgtttttaaaaaaacaattttgaggactattatccttagcaTAATCATTTTGATACTTCAGAAAATACTCAATTGTTatttgaattaggtaggtacacacaaaTTGACAAAAGAAGTATACGTATAAGAGTACCCTTTATAATTGACAGTAAAAAGggtgttttttatttgaaaaatattgcatAACGCCACGAGACTTAACCTTCAGTAGTACAATGAATAATCTAAAGAActgtaaaatatggtctttataattttatattaaaaaaatcacaaaaatcagaatttgaaaaaa encodes:
- the LOC103308821 gene encoding ring canal kelch homolog, whose amino-acid sequence is MLVERDALGVGVINNDIYAVGGWNIFDDSLSNAEVFDIHTQEWRMISSRSTATSYHGVGVLNNILYAVGGHNKLSQALDTVECYDPSLDTWTPVAKMSVCRDGVGVGVLDGVLYAVGGKDGSKALSSVEAYRPSTGVWSTIADMHKPRRQAGVVALNGLLYVIGGLDDTFFVHSIEFYSPETNSWTIVAASTEFLHTSAGVAAINRHRNFKSQ
- the LOC100165380 gene encoding kelch-like protein 2, whose amino-acid sequence is MQNKRQKLESSRGETCKISSYTETFEVLQTLRKDGFFCDVKLKTDDNKIIIAHKVVLASASPYFYAMFTKFSEKNTELVVMREIDSTALQMLVNFIYSGAIEVTKENDQVIQ